A genomic stretch from Lathyrus oleraceus cultivar Zhongwan6 chromosome 2, CAAS_Psat_ZW6_1.0, whole genome shotgun sequence includes:
- the LOC127120050 gene encoding uncharacterized protein LOC127120050, translating to MASKYHVRSNSFPSQSHPSSTRIEQELNKFKTREATSTSDSITNGLSMLEDLYISLEDLLNMASIQKVISHHQGEKFVEELLDGSIKILDICGITRDTLSEIRENVQSLHSSLRRRKGDSSIENSVSEYKFFSNKMKKNVTKLISSLKHMECKFGASSLLNQDQDVVVVINVLREVIVMNMSLFQSILSFLASKSKAIKWMKMAKLVHRKEVSCEENLESFNELQCVEASLRTLLREGSDASKMRATHESLEALENAVERIENGLECVFRRLVKSRVSLLNIMTQ from the coding sequence ATGGCAAGCAAGTACCATGTTCGTTCAAATAGTTTTCCTTCTCAATCTCATCCAAGCTCTACAAGAATTGAACAAGAACTCAACAAATTCAAGACACGGGAAGCCACATCTACATCTGATTCAATTACCAATGGTCTTTCCATGCTTGAAGATTTGTATATCTCTTTGGAAGATCTTCTCAATATGGCATCAATACAAAAGGTCATTTCTCATCATCAAGGTGAGAAATTCGTGGAAGAGTTGTTGGATGGTTCAATTAAAATTTTGGATATTTGTGGCATCACAAGAGACACCTTGTCAGAAATTAGAGAAAATGTTCAATCACTTCACTCTTCTCTTAGAAGGAGAAAGGGAGATTCAAGCATTGAAAACAGTGTATCCGAATATAAATTCTTCTCAAATAAGATGAAGAAGAATGTCACAAAACTTATCTCATCTTTAAAACATATGGAATGTAAATTTGGAGCTTCCTCACTTTTAAATCAAGATCAAGACGTTGTTGTCGTGATAAATGTTCTTAGAGAGGTCATTGTAATGAACATGTCTCTCTTTCAATCCATTTTGTCTTTCTTGGCTTCCAAGTCAAAGGCAATCAAATGGATGAAAATGGCAAAGTTGGTGCATAGAAAGGAAGTATCGTGTGAAGAGAATTTGGAGAGTTTCAATGAATTGCAGTGTGTAGAAGCATCTTTGAGAACCCTTTTAAGAGAAGGTTCTGATGCTTCCAAGATGCGGGCAACACATGAAAGTTTGGAGGCTTTGGAGAATGCAGTTGAAAGGATAGAAAATGGTTTGGAATGTGTGTTTAGGCGTTTGGTGAAATCTAGAGTTTCTCTTTTGAACATCATGACTCAATAG